A window of Ignavibacterium sp. contains these coding sequences:
- a CDS encoding T9SS type A sorting domain-containing protein produces MRFLFLIFLSTLFFNLNTNCLAQWINDGFINTAICIADGDQKNPQIISIGDKGYILIWEDYRNGNEDIYAQRVTKGGYLSWDSEGIPITTAPGDQKNFNVINDRNYGAIVVWEDYRNNYPDIYAQRIDSNGTTLWGDNGIPVCSAPSFQYLPQLVGSEIGGAIFTWFDYRTGFFDIYAQRIDSSGNIKWQMDGIPICTAQGLQSHPRLISDDSSGAIICWQDHRNNNFDIYAQRVNSNGDFLWDSGGIPVCDYLGNQNYPQIIKSGNGAIIIWRDARSVTYDIYGQRIDFNGLKQWQPIGNWLEVTNNLYEDEIKAVEDGSDGVIIYFKTAMDYPDLHWLKCKRIGVNGEPLWNVPTSLAYMGSSLIGINNQNVGAWFAYVLDQKIKSQRVSLSGALSWPDGKIVGGNISEKYSPNLVSNGMQGAIICWYEKRGDDFDIYAQLIDRYGYLPVELISFNCNQIDDDVQLMWVTATELNNLGFEVQRKMESNEFITIGFVKGSGTTSELHHYSYIDRDLAPGKYFYRLKQIDHNGQYEFSQVVDIEIISNYALEQNYPNPFNPVTKIRYTIAASSLNPFSKGEGTLTILKVFDILGNEVATLVNENLQPGVYEYEFDASSLTSGVYFYKLISGNFTEVKKMILMR; encoded by the coding sequence ATGAGATTTCTTTTTTTAATTTTTTTATCAACTTTGTTTTTCAATCTCAATACGAATTGTCTGGCTCAATGGATAAATGATGGATTCATAAATACCGCAATTTGTATTGCAGACGGAGATCAAAAAAATCCTCAAATTATTAGTATCGGAGATAAAGGATACATATTAATTTGGGAGGATTACAGGAATGGAAATGAGGATATTTACGCGCAAAGGGTGACAAAAGGCGGTTATTTAAGTTGGGATTCAGAAGGGATTCCAATAACTACAGCTCCGGGAGATCAAAAAAATTTTAATGTAATAAATGATAGGAATTATGGAGCTATAGTTGTTTGGGAAGATTACCGAAACAATTACCCGGATATTTACGCTCAGCGCATTGATTCTAATGGTACAACACTTTGGGGTGATAATGGTATTCCTGTATGTTCGGCACCAAGCTTTCAATATCTTCCACAATTGGTGGGTAGTGAAATCGGAGGTGCAATTTTCACTTGGTTTGACTATCGAACAGGATTTTTTGATATTTATGCACAGAGAATTGACTCCTCTGGAAATATTAAATGGCAAATGGATGGTATTCCTATTTGTACAGCACAAGGTCTACAGTCACATCCAAGATTAATTTCAGATGATTCTTCCGGTGCAATTATTTGCTGGCAAGATCATAGAAATAATAATTTCGATATTTATGCCCAGAGGGTAAATTCAAATGGTGATTTCCTATGGGATTCTGGCGGAATTCCTGTTTGTGATTATTTAGGAAACCAGAATTATCCTCAGATTATCAAAAGTGGAAATGGAGCAATTATAATTTGGAGAGACGCAAGAAGCGTTACATACGATATTTATGGACAGAGAATAGACTTTAATGGCTTAAAACAATGGCAGCCAATTGGGAATTGGCTTGAGGTAACTAATAATCTATACGAAGATGAAATTAAAGCCGTTGAAGATGGATCTGATGGAGTAATTATTTATTTCAAAACTGCGATGGATTATCCTGACTTGCATTGGCTGAAATGCAAAAGAATTGGAGTTAATGGAGAACCGCTTTGGAATGTGCCAACTTCGCTTGCATATATGGGCAGTTCACTAATTGGTATTAATAATCAAAATGTTGGTGCATGGTTTGCATATGTACTTGATCAAAAAATTAAATCACAACGTGTAAGTTTAAGTGGCGCACTCTCTTGGCCAGATGGCAAAATAGTAGGCGGCAATATTTCAGAAAAATATTCACCAAATTTAGTTAGCAATGGAATGCAAGGTGCCATAATTTGTTGGTATGAAAAGAGAGGCGATGATTTTGATATCTATGCTCAACTAATTGACAGATATGGATATCTCCCAGTTGAGTTAATTTCATTTAATTGCAATCAGATTGACGATGATGTTCAACTTATGTGGGTAACAGCTACCGAATTAAATAACTTAGGCTTCGAAGTGCAGAGAAAAATGGAATCAAATGAATTTATAACTATAGGTTTTGTCAAAGGTAGTGGTACAACTTCTGAATTACATCATTACTCATATATTGATAGAGATTTAGCCCCCGGCAAATATTTTTATAGGTTAAAGCAGATAGACCATAATGGACAATATGAATTTAGTCAAGTGGTTGATATTGAAATCATTTCGAATTATGCACTTGAGCAGAATTACCCAAATCCGTTTAATCCAGTAACGAAGATAAGATACACAATAGCAGCCTCATCCCTAAATCCCTTCTCCAAAGGAGAAGGGACTTTAACAATTCTTAAAGTTTTTGATATTCTTGGTAATGAAGTCGCAACACTTGTAAATGAAAATCTGCAACCCGGAGTTTATGAGTATGAGTTTGATGCTTCTTCTTTAACGAGTGGAGTTTATTTTTATAAACTCATAAGTGGAAACTTTACTGAAGTGAAGAAGATGATATTGATGAGATAA
- a CDS encoding M1 family aminopeptidase: MKLFTSVLVVLLSVNLMSQIPDKFWVKSEQLRAERLLKNENVNYPGDSRFDVTYYKLDLKIMHTTQTISGNVIVNAKADTLSVNNIYLDLVNQLIVDSVLCNGNSAAFTHSTNKINITLDNTYNNGESFSIQVYYHGTPPSSGFGSFTFGTRSGGSPSIFTLSEPYGSRDWWPCKDTPADKADSADIWFTVTNPIKAISNGTLVEVVDNGNNTSTYKWKVRYPIAQYLISLAATDFVEYINYYNYSPTDSMPVTHYIYPETFNTTLKNLLDKTPQMIEVFKQHFGEYPFINEKYGHAQFGWGGGMEHQTCSSMGAFGEGINSHELAHQWYGDAITCKDWHHIWLNEGFATYAEGVWIEATQGRAAYNNYIANEMNSAKNASGSVWVTDISSVNSIFNYARSYAKGAVILHMLRGVVGDSTFYNILRTYTYHPTVAYGVAVTEDFQAIAESVSGMDLDYFFQQWIYGENYPRYNVNWSKSQLNDSLWNLRLNISQLTNTNPIFFTMPIQINITRAGLPDTLITIFNDQQNQEFNIQVLGQINSMQFDPYNFILKNLNVTVDVDEESKLPTEFVLEQNYPNPFNPTTKISWQSPVSSWQILKVYDILGNEIATLVNEEKPAGYYEVEFNATELSSGIYFYRLKAGNFTQTKKMILMR; the protein is encoded by the coding sequence AAAATAATGCATACGACACAAACAATTTCAGGTAATGTAATTGTGAATGCAAAAGCCGATACATTAAGTGTGAATAATATTTATCTCGATTTGGTTAATCAGCTAATTGTCGATTCGGTTTTATGCAACGGAAACTCTGCAGCTTTTACGCACAGCACAAATAAAATAAACATTACACTCGATAACACTTACAATAATGGTGAATCATTTTCAATTCAGGTTTATTATCACGGTACACCGCCTTCAAGCGGATTCGGAAGCTTTACATTTGGCACCAGATCGGGTGGTTCTCCGTCAATCTTTACATTAAGTGAACCTTATGGCTCAAGAGATTGGTGGCCCTGTAAAGATACTCCGGCAGATAAAGCTGATTCCGCTGATATCTGGTTTACAGTAACTAATCCGATTAAAGCAATTTCAAACGGAACTCTGGTTGAAGTTGTTGACAACGGAAATAACACTTCAACTTATAAATGGAAAGTAAGATATCCGATTGCACAATATCTTATCTCACTTGCAGCCACTGACTTCGTTGAGTATATAAATTACTATAACTATAGTCCAACTGATTCGATGCCGGTAACTCATTACATCTATCCGGAAACATTTAATACAACACTGAAAAATCTTCTTGATAAAACTCCACAAATGATTGAAGTGTTCAAACAGCATTTCGGAGAGTATCCGTTTATCAATGAAAAATACGGACACGCACAGTTTGGTTGGGGCGGAGGAATGGAACATCAGACTTGTTCTTCGATGGGTGCTTTTGGTGAAGGGATTAATTCTCATGAATTAGCACATCAATGGTATGGAGATGCAATAACCTGCAAAGATTGGCATCATATCTGGCTTAATGAAGGTTTTGCAACTTACGCTGAAGGAGTCTGGATTGAAGCAACACAGGGAAGAGCGGCTTATAATAATTACATCGCAAATGAAATGAATTCTGCCAAGAATGCAAGTGGTTCGGTTTGGGTTACTGACATTTCATCTGTGAATAGTATTTTTAATTATGCGAGATCTTATGCGAAAGGTGCTGTAATTCTTCATATGTTGAGAGGTGTTGTTGGTGATTCTACTTTCTATAATATACTCAGAACATATACTTATCACCCGACAGTTGCTTATGGTGTAGCTGTAACTGAAGATTTTCAGGCAATTGCGGAAAGTGTTTCGGGAATGGATCTTGATTATTTCTTTCAGCAGTGGATTTATGGTGAGAATTATCCAAGATATAATGTTAACTGGAGTAAATCTCAGTTGAATGATTCTTTGTGGAATCTGAGATTAAATATTAGTCAGTTAACCAATACTAATCCCATCTTCTTTACAATGCCTATTCAGATAAACATTACAAGAGCCGGACTTCCCGATACTCTAATAACTATATTTAACGATCAGCAAAATCAGGAATTTAATATTCAAGTTCTTGGACAGATTAACTCTATGCAATTCGATCCTTATAATTTCATATTGAAAAATTTAAATGTTACAGTTGATGTGGATGAAGAAAGTAAATTACCAACAGAATTTGTGCTTGAACAGAATTACCCAAACCCATTTAATCCAACAACAAAAATCAGTTGGCAGTCACCAGTAAGCAGTTGGCAAATATTAAAAGTTTACGACATCCTCGGCAATGAAATAGCCACACTTGTGAATGAAGAAAAACCGGCAGGATATTATGAAGTAGAATTCAATGCAACAGAATTATCAAGCGGAATATATTTTTATCGTTTGAAGGCTGGTAACTTCACGCAAACGAAAAAGATGATATTGATGAGATAA